In the genome of Bdellovibrio bacteriovorus, one region contains:
- the tpiA gene encoding triose-phosphate isomerase, translating to MKKIFAANWKLFKSPKETREFFTQFKELSSKATGEVVFFPSAISLEATSTSLQGTNIKWGVQNAYFQAQGAFTGENSAQVVKELGGTYVLIGHSERRKIFGESDALIADKVAFTQSLGLIPMLCIGETLEEREAKHTFRVCETQLLQGLAKADKSKPVVIAYEPVWAIGTGKVATPEQVAETHTDVFSILQKLGFEQSPILYGGSVKPDNAAGLIKQPHVNGFLVGGASLEPKSFIDIATV from the coding sequence ATGAAAAAAATCTTTGCTGCCAATTGGAAGCTTTTTAAATCTCCCAAAGAAACTCGTGAATTTTTCACGCAGTTTAAAGAATTGAGCAGCAAAGCCACAGGTGAAGTGGTGTTTTTTCCTTCTGCGATCTCACTAGAGGCGACCAGCACCAGCTTGCAAGGAACAAACATCAAGTGGGGCGTGCAGAACGCTTACTTTCAGGCTCAAGGCGCTTTCACGGGTGAAAACTCGGCACAAGTGGTGAAGGAACTGGGCGGCACTTATGTGCTTATTGGGCACAGCGAGCGTCGCAAGATCTTTGGCGAAAGCGATGCCTTGATTGCTGATAAAGTCGCTTTCACGCAAAGCCTAGGTCTGATTCCCATGCTGTGTATTGGTGAAACTTTAGAAGAGCGTGAAGCCAAGCACACATTCCGCGTCTGTGAAACGCAATTGCTTCAAGGCTTAGCGAAAGCCGACAAATCAAAACCGGTGGTGATTGCTTACGAACCCGTTTGGGCGATTGGCACGGGGAAGGTGGCGACACCGGAACAAGTGGCCGAAACCCACACCGATGTTTTCAGCATTTTGCAAAAACTAGGTTTCGAACAAAGCCCGATTCTTTACGGTGGCAGTGTGAAGCCGGACAATGCCGCAGGTCTTATTAAGCAACCTCATGTGAATGGATTCTTAGTCGGTGGAGCTTCGCTAGAACCGAAGTCCTTCATTGATATCGCAACGGTTTAG
- the asnS gene encoding asparagine--tRNA ligase codes for METTLVKSLFRDTEKYIDKEVHLTGWVRKIRDQKNFGFIELNDGTFFKGVQVVFDTNLSNFEDVAKLSISSSILVTGKVVKSQGAGQTFEVMASKVEVIQKADLDYPLQNKRHSFEFLREIAHLRARTNTFSAVFRVRSVLAYAIHKFFNEQGFVYVHTPIITGSDAEGAGEMFRVTTLKLDKPPRKEDGTIDASQDFFGKETNLTVSGQLNGETFCAAFRNIYTFGPTFRAENSNTSRHAAEFWMIEPEIAFADLSADMELGEAMIKYIIRYVMEQCPEEMEFFNQFVEKGLFDKLNNVLNNDFGRVTYTEAIEILQKSGKKFEYPVQWGIDMQSEHERYLAEEHFKKPVFVTDYPKDIKAFYMKLNDDGKTVRAMDLLAPGIGEIIGGSQREDNLELLEQRMKQVGLHPEEYSFYTDLRRYGSFPHAGFGLGFERMMMYLTGMGNIRDVIPFPRTPKNALF; via the coding sequence ATGGAAACGACTCTCGTAAAATCGCTATTTAGAGACACTGAAAAATACATCGATAAAGAAGTCCATCTGACAGGATGGGTTCGCAAAATTCGCGACCAGAAAAATTTTGGGTTTATCGAATTGAATGATGGCACCTTCTTTAAAGGTGTTCAGGTCGTTTTTGATACAAATCTGTCTAACTTTGAAGACGTCGCTAAGCTTTCAATTTCTTCGTCTATTTTAGTTACCGGCAAAGTAGTTAAATCTCAAGGTGCCGGACAGACGTTCGAAGTGATGGCGAGCAAAGTGGAAGTCATTCAAAAAGCCGACCTCGATTATCCTTTGCAAAACAAGCGTCATAGCTTTGAATTCTTGCGCGAGATCGCGCATCTTCGTGCGCGCACAAATACCTTCTCTGCGGTGTTCCGTGTTCGCTCTGTTTTGGCTTATGCGATTCACAAATTCTTCAATGAACAAGGTTTCGTCTATGTTCACACACCTATCATCACAGGTTCTGACGCTGAAGGTGCGGGTGAAATGTTCCGAGTGACGACGCTGAAATTGGATAAGCCACCAAGAAAAGAAGATGGCACCATTGACGCCAGCCAAGACTTCTTCGGTAAAGAGACAAACCTCACAGTGAGCGGTCAGTTGAACGGAGAAACTTTCTGCGCGGCTTTCCGTAACATCTACACTTTCGGTCCAACGTTCCGTGCGGAAAATTCAAACACCTCACGACATGCTGCTGAGTTTTGGATGATCGAGCCTGAAATCGCGTTTGCCGATCTCAGCGCCGACATGGAGCTGGGTGAAGCGATGATCAAATACATTATCCGCTACGTGATGGAACAATGTCCGGAAGAAATGGAATTCTTCAACCAGTTCGTGGAAAAAGGTTTGTTCGATAAATTGAATAACGTTCTGAACAACGATTTTGGTCGCGTGACTTACACCGAAGCGATTGAAATCTTGCAAAAATCCGGCAAAAAATTCGAGTACCCAGTTCAATGGGGCATCGACATGCAGTCGGAACACGAAAGATATTTGGCTGAAGAGCATTTCAAAAAACCTGTCTTCGTGACGGATTATCCAAAAGACATCAAAGCTTTCTATATGAAATTGAATGACGACGGTAAGACCGTGCGTGCAATGGATCTATTGGCTCCAGGCATTGGTGAAATCATTGGTGGATCTCAACGTGAAGACAACCTAGAGCTTCTTGAGCAACGCATGAAACAAGTAGGCTTGCATCCAGAGGAATATTCTTTCTATACGGATCTACGCCGTTACGGCAGCTTCCCGCATGCGGGTTTCGGCTTGGGCTTTGAACGTATGATGATGTACCTGACTGGCATGGGGAACATCCGTGATGTGATCCCATTCCCTCGTACTCCGAAAAATGCTCTGTTCTAA
- the ilvA gene encoding threonine ammonia-lyase — MKVTFADIQKARELIKDVICSTELSHSVSASKLLNAEVYFKFENTQRTGSFKFRGAYNKISNLTAEEKARGVVASSAGNHAQGVAYSATLAGVKATIVMPENASISKASATRAYGANVVLKGEIYDEAYEHAQKLEKENGFTFVHPYQDPYVIAGQGTIGIEILERLPDLDTIIVPIGGGGLISGISLAVKSINPKIRVIGVQSDRSPGMANMFRKEPPMSPQKRAATIADGIAIKNPSQVMYDNFISKYVDEVVTVSDDEIAEAIVFLMERAKTVAEGSGAAAMAAAMSRSLNLGKKCCVIISGGNIDLNIVSKIIDRGQILRGRLCELSVIVDDLPGNLSRLTQAIAAQKANILEVRHDRVSQGLSLRETRIDFVLETSSIEHVEKIKRALEDTGAKIIKGS, encoded by the coding sequence ATGAAAGTCACTTTTGCAGATATTCAAAAAGCGCGCGAGCTAATCAAAGATGTTATTTGTTCCACGGAACTGAGTCACTCGGTCAGCGCCAGTAAACTACTGAACGCAGAAGTGTACTTCAAATTTGAGAACACCCAACGCACCGGAAGTTTTAAATTTCGTGGTGCTTACAATAAAATTTCAAATCTCACGGCGGAAGAAAAAGCCCGTGGCGTTGTGGCCAGCTCTGCGGGTAATCACGCGCAAGGCGTGGCGTATTCAGCGACTCTTGCGGGAGTCAAAGCCACCATCGTCATGCCGGAAAACGCGTCGATCAGTAAAGCCTCTGCGACACGTGCTTACGGAGCCAATGTTGTCCTTAAGGGTGAGATCTATGATGAAGCCTACGAGCATGCTCAGAAGCTTGAAAAAGAAAATGGCTTCACCTTCGTACATCCTTATCAAGATCCCTACGTGATTGCGGGGCAGGGGACGATTGGTATTGAAATTTTAGAAAGACTTCCTGACTTAGACACCATCATTGTTCCGATTGGTGGTGGCGGATTGATCAGCGGTATTTCTTTAGCTGTCAAATCTATCAACCCGAAAATTCGTGTGATCGGTGTGCAAAGTGATCGTTCACCCGGCATGGCAAACATGTTCCGAAAAGAACCGCCGATGTCACCGCAAAAAAGAGCAGCCACCATCGCAGACGGCATCGCAATTAAAAATCCTTCCCAAGTCATGTATGACAATTTCATCTCGAAGTATGTGGATGAAGTGGTCACTGTCAGTGACGACGAAATTGCCGAAGCCATCGTCTTTTTGATGGAGCGTGCAAAGACCGTGGCTGAAGGTTCTGGTGCCGCGGCTATGGCTGCTGCGATGTCGCGTTCCTTGAATCTTGGAAAAAAATGCTGCGTGATTATCAGCGGCGGAAATATTGATTTGAATATCGTTTCAAAAATCATCGACCGCGGGCAAATCTTGCGCGGTCGTCTTTGCGAACTGTCGGTGATCGTAGATGACTTGCCTGGCAACTTAAGCCGTTTGACTCAAGCTATTGCTGCCCAAAAAGCGAATATCTTAGAAGTGCGCCACGATCGAGTTTCTCAAGGTCTTTCATTACGCGAAACCCGTATCGATTTCGTTCTAGAGACTTCGAGCATTGAACATGTCGAGAAGATCAAAAGAGCTCTTGAGGATACGGGGGCTAAAATCATCAAGGGCTCCTAA
- a CDS encoding substrate-binding periplasmic protein, which translates to MNTTIAKFFIITSVLLFKSLSFADVISMRSDYWCPYVCDPRSEKPGYMVEIIQQIFEKRGHTVDMRLTNWVRAVKEVRANKAHVLVGASRMDAPDFIFTNNTLGIMKNAYFTKKDSKWKFTGRHSLQNMRIGVINGYTYGDSIDQMIRSRHKSFIPFSGEKPLEQIIRMIESNRLDAFIENPVALHHALKKFGVPAENLKAAGWVTSQDPYLYVGFSPHHPQSREYAALLSRGVEELRRNGELQRILDKYQVEDWEKSKISLGALDDFSPRILKSSFDLLDMFNARSL; encoded by the coding sequence ATGAACACCACGATTGCTAAATTTTTTATCATCACGAGCGTCTTGCTATTTAAGTCTTTGTCATTCGCTGACGTGATTTCCATGCGTTCCGATTATTGGTGCCCTTACGTCTGCGATCCTCGCTCTGAAAAGCCTGGATACATGGTAGAGATCATTCAGCAGATCTTCGAAAAAAGAGGTCACACCGTTGATATGCGCCTTACTAATTGGGTGCGTGCCGTGAAAGAAGTGCGTGCAAATAAAGCACACGTCCTCGTGGGTGCTAGTCGTATGGATGCACCTGATTTCATTTTTACCAACAACACTTTAGGTATTATGAAAAATGCCTACTTCACAAAAAAAGACTCTAAGTGGAAATTTACGGGTCGCCACTCTTTACAGAATATGCGCATCGGTGTGATCAACGGTTACACTTACGGAGACAGCATTGATCAAATGATTCGCAGTCGCCATAAATCTTTTATTCCTTTTTCCGGCGAAAAACCTTTAGAGCAAATCATTCGTATGATTGAAAGCAATCGCTTGGATGCTTTCATCGAAAACCCCGTGGCTCTTCACCACGCGCTAAAAAAGTTTGGCGTGCCGGCAGAAAATCTGAAAGCCGCGGGCTGGGTCACTTCACAAGACCCTTATCTGTATGTCGGATTTTCTCCACATCATCCGCAGTCTCGCGAATACGCGGCCCTTTTAAGTCGTGGTGTCGAAGAACTTCGTCGCAACGGAGAGCTGCAACGGATTTTAGATAAATACCAAGTGGAAGACTGGGAAAAATCCAAGATCTCTTTAGGAGCCCTTGATGATTTTAGCCCCCGTATCCTCAAGAGCTCTTTTGATCTTCTCGACATGTTCAATGCTCGAAGTCTCTAG
- the msrA gene encoding peptide-methionine (S)-S-oxide reductase MsrA yields MKYLIAFLLFFGLSTSLAKTQKKGTPMASTEISYLAGGCFWGMEDLIRKLPGVVETEVGYMGGDTKNATYNIVKTGTTNHAETVKVVFDPKKLKYEDLLLFFFKIHDPTTVNRQGNDIGTQYRSAIFYTSETQREDAERIKVRVEKSAAWGQTLATQIVKAGEFWKAEEYHQDYLEKNPAGYTCHFERKIQF; encoded by the coding sequence ATGAAATACCTAATAGCATTTTTATTGTTCTTTGGTCTTAGTACATCTTTAGCGAAAACGCAGAAGAAAGGCACTCCTATGGCATCAACTGAAATTTCCTATCTGGCAGGCGGTTGTTTCTGGGGCATGGAAGATTTGATTCGTAAACTTCCGGGCGTTGTAGAAACGGAAGTAGGATATATGGGTGGCGATACTAAAAACGCCACTTATAATATCGTGAAAACCGGCACGACCAATCACGCAGAAACAGTCAAAGTCGTCTTCGATCCTAAAAAATTGAAGTATGAAGATCTGCTTTTGTTCTTCTTTAAAATCCATGATCCCACGACTGTGAATCGCCAGGGTAATGACATCGGAACACAATATCGTAGTGCGATTTTTTATACTTCCGAGACGCAGAGGGAAGATGCTGAGCGCATCAAAGTCCGCGTGGAAAAATCTGCAGCTTGGGGACAAACTTTGGCAACACAGATCGTGAAGGCCGGTGAGTTCTGGAAAGCTGAGGAATATCATCAGGATTACCTCGAAAAGAACCCCGCTGGCTACACTTGTCATTTCGAACGCAAAATCCAGTTCTAG